Proteins found in one Brevibacillus brevis genomic segment:
- a CDS encoding TetR/AcrR family transcriptional regulator, translating to MRKGEKTKLHIIQKSAELFNQNGYTGTSMQDIMDATGLTKGALYRGFASKDEIAIEAFKYAGEVLQEHFAAALEKQDTATAKIVAMATVYSDAVNNPPLQGGCPLLNTAVESDHSFPVLRDYAVTAYQEVVSFMQGLLEEGIAQGEFRSDMDAEAVASFIFSSIEGAIMASRLTRDNKHVHFAIKHIEQLLQTYKP from the coding sequence ATGCGAAAAGGCGAAAAAACAAAACTGCATATTATCCAGAAGTCAGCAGAGCTGTTTAATCAAAACGGATATACAGGAACCTCCATGCAAGACATCATGGATGCCACGGGACTTACCAAAGGTGCCCTCTACAGAGGTTTTGCCAGTAAAGATGAAATAGCAATAGAGGCCTTCAAATATGCGGGGGAAGTGTTACAGGAACATTTTGCGGCTGCGCTGGAAAAACAGGACACGGCCACTGCAAAAATCGTAGCCATGGCAACGGTGTATTCTGATGCGGTAAACAATCCCCCGCTCCAAGGTGGCTGCCCGCTTCTCAACACAGCCGTCGAAAGTGACCATTCGTTCCCTGTTCTTCGCGATTATGCTGTCACCGCTTACCAAGAGGTCGTTTCGTTCATGCAGGGATTGCTGGAAGAAGGAATTGCCCAGGGAGAATTTCGTTCTGACATGGACGCAGAAGCCGTCGCTTCGTTTATCTTTTCTTCCATTGAAGGAGCCATCATGGCAAGCAGACTCACCCGGGATAACAAGCATGTCCATTTTGCCATCAAGCATATAGAGCAACTTTTACAGACATACAAGCCCTAG
- a CDS encoding DUF2306 domain-containing protein, translating into MNRIKPYSIVIFVACIAITYALVQNFIIDPEAKGFLSHKSDYNKERMNTSIWLTVMYVHLFFALIALVCGVANFSDKLLAQNRKLHKVTGYVYLFSVLVVVVTSGYMAPYVTGGKVASWPFHLLNIIWPAITITALVKIKKRQVIKHKEWMVRSFVFLFTNMLIHLVKLILEKGVGLPYELSYTISVYVAMIGLVVTAEMIIRTKWRVPKKA; encoded by the coding sequence GTGAACCGTATCAAACCATATTCGATTGTCATTTTCGTCGCTTGTATAGCCATCACGTATGCACTCGTGCAAAACTTTATCATCGACCCAGAAGCGAAAGGCTTTCTCAGTCACAAATCTGATTACAACAAAGAGCGAATGAACACATCGATCTGGCTTACGGTCATGTATGTCCATTTGTTTTTTGCCCTGATTGCCCTGGTCTGTGGGGTGGCTAACTTTTCGGACAAGCTGCTCGCCCAGAACCGCAAGCTACATAAAGTAACAGGCTATGTTTATCTGTTTAGTGTGTTGGTTGTAGTAGTTACATCCGGTTATATGGCTCCTTATGTAACGGGCGGTAAAGTGGCGAGTTGGCCCTTCCACCTGTTGAACATCATTTGGCCAGCCATCACCATTACGGCGCTCGTCAAAATTAAAAAGCGTCAAGTCATAAAGCATAAGGAATGGATGGTCCGGAGTTTCGTCTTCTTGTTCACGAACATGCTGATTCATCTCGTGAAGCTGATCCTAGAGAAGGGAGTAGGATTGCCGTATGAGCTCAGCTACACAATCAGTGTTTATGTCGCCATGATTGGACTTGTCGTGACGGCGGAGATGATCATTCGTACGAAATGGCGAGTACCGAAAAAAGCATGA
- a CDS encoding LysR family transcriptional regulator gives MNMEQMEAFIFVALTGSFSKTADLLYLSQPTVSMRIKALETTMGCKLFQRTGHTISLTKEGDLFLPYAKNIMHMLQEGQQAIQRSQGDVEGELTISTVFVSAFYILPDLVQQFQQLYPKIKLTILTGHSHQVLDMVLNHEVSFGIARAVTHPQINRIQLMPDDMVLAIYPDHPFGFRHQVSIEEVARERLILFNRGSLDWKLINNAFSHFQLQNNVVMEADNIEVVKRMVKQRLGIAFLPRFAISKDLDEGELQEVDVLNLPQINRNFELIYLKDTPVHGIMRTFIDFLMQSKALQQ, from the coding sequence ATGAATATGGAGCAAATGGAAGCATTCATCTTTGTCGCCCTGACCGGGAGCTTCAGCAAAACGGCTGATTTGCTCTATCTGTCACAGCCCACAGTCAGCATGCGGATCAAGGCACTCGAAACAACTATGGGCTGTAAGCTGTTTCAACGTACGGGTCATACGATTTCTCTTACAAAAGAAGGCGATCTGTTTCTTCCCTATGCGAAAAACATCATGCACATGCTGCAGGAGGGACAGCAAGCGATTCAGCGATCGCAAGGCGATGTAGAGGGAGAATTGACCATCTCCACCGTTTTTGTCTCCGCCTTTTACATTTTGCCTGACCTCGTTCAGCAATTCCAGCAGCTGTACCCCAAGATCAAGCTGACGATCCTCACCGGGCATTCCCATCAGGTGCTCGATATGGTTCTGAACCACGAGGTGTCATTCGGAATTGCTCGTGCCGTTACCCATCCACAGATTAATCGGATTCAGCTGATGCCAGATGACATGGTCTTAGCGATTTATCCCGACCATCCGTTTGGATTTCGCCATCAGGTTTCCATTGAAGAAGTCGCACGTGAACGACTGATCTTGTTCAATCGGGGCTCGCTCGACTGGAAGCTGATCAATAACGCGTTTAGCCATTTTCAGCTACAAAACAATGTCGTCATGGAGGCTGACAACATCGAGGTCGTGAAACGGATGGTCAAACAACGGCTGGGCATCGCCTTTTTGCCTCGGTTTGCCATCTCCAAAGACTTGGACGAAGGAGAGCTACAGGAAGTAGACGTCTTGAATTTGCCGCAAATCAACAGGAACTTCGAGCTGATTTACCTCAAGGATACTCCTGTTCACGGGATTATGCGTACGTTTATCGACTTTTTGATGCAGAGCAAAGCCTTGCAGCAGTAG
- a CDS encoding dipeptidase has protein sequence MAKMPIIDLHCDALLKIWEKNGNLSFADADELDVNRNRLHDGGVKLQCYAIWTSPELSTEQRFQKALDQIHYFYTEVLGKHPEMKQIRDWSDIDRLQEGDIGALLTLEGVEPIGNDLKKLHIFYQLGVRSVGLTWNFANLAADGALEPRNAGLTTFGKEIIQFHNEHKMLTDVSHLGESSFWDTIELATYPIASHSNARAICDHPRNLTDEQAKALFAKGANVHVVYCTQFIKETTPTAIDDLIKHIDHFCSLGGVRHIGLGSDFDGITAKVVDLEHAGQSQNLINELLKHYKEEEVRGFAYENFLRNRPV, from the coding sequence ATGGCCAAGATGCCGATTATCGATTTGCACTGTGATGCGCTTCTGAAAATTTGGGAGAAAAATGGGAATTTGTCCTTTGCGGATGCGGACGAGCTGGACGTCAACAGGAATCGGCTACACGATGGCGGGGTAAAACTGCAGTGTTATGCGATCTGGACATCACCTGAATTGTCCACGGAGCAACGTTTTCAAAAAGCTTTGGATCAAATTCATTACTTTTATACAGAGGTTCTCGGAAAACATCCGGAAATGAAACAAATCCGTGATTGGAGCGATATCGACCGTTTGCAAGAGGGAGATATCGGAGCGTTGCTAACGTTGGAAGGGGTAGAGCCAATCGGCAACGATTTGAAGAAGCTGCATATTTTTTATCAGCTGGGGGTTCGCTCTGTGGGTCTCACCTGGAACTTCGCGAATCTCGCTGCGGATGGTGCGCTGGAACCGAGGAATGCCGGACTGACGACCTTTGGCAAGGAAATCATTCAGTTCCACAATGAGCATAAAATGCTCACGGACGTCTCGCATCTGGGGGAGAGCAGCTTCTGGGATACGATTGAGCTCGCTACATACCCGATCGCGAGTCATTCAAATGCACGAGCGATCTGCGACCATCCACGCAATCTGACGGATGAACAGGCAAAAGCGTTATTTGCCAAAGGCGCGAATGTACATGTCGTCTACTGCACCCAGTTTATCAAGGAAACGACACCAACCGCGATTGATGATCTGATCAAACACATCGATCATTTTTGTTCACTCGGTGGCGTGCGTCATATCGGACTCGGCTCTGACTTCGACGGCATTACCGCAAAGGTTGTGGACTTGGAGCATGCGGGACAGAGTCAAAACCTGATCAACGAGCTGCTCAAGCATTATAAGGAAGAAGAAGTGCGCGGGTTTGCCTATGAGAACTTTCTGCGCAATCGTCCCGTGTAA